Proteins found in one Thalassomonas actiniarum genomic segment:
- a CDS encoding aldehyde dehydrogenase, with protein sequence MTDLLTKQQYQALADELTLPAKAFINGKFVDAVDGGTMPSTNPATGKVLAEIAACNHKDVDIAVANAKAVFERGDWANLHPSDRKKAILRFAQLIEENATELAVMEALEAGKPIHECVKTDLPETVHCLQWHGEATDKLYQQLSPSGDDKLGMIVREPLGVVGCVLPWNFPLMMAAWKLGPALACGNSVIIKPAESTSMTTLRLAELALEAGIPAGVFNVLPGLGPDVGEPLGLHPDVQIVAFTGSTNTGKRFLEYSAKSNLKRIVLECGGKSPSVVLSDAENLDSVAENIVAAALWNMGQNCTANSRIIIHKTVKARLTGKIIEKMADWQTGDPLDPQFMLGSIINRGQYDKILTYIETGITEGATLLMGGAPIKLNDGLFIAPTLFDHVTPEMTIAVEEIFGPVFCLMEAESDEHALELANQSCYGLQASLYTANVKKAHRYARKLQAGTVSVNCFSEGDISTPFGGFKQSGFGGRDNSLQAHDQYSEVKTVWLDLAD encoded by the coding sequence ATGACAGATCTACTCACAAAGCAGCAGTACCAGGCACTCGCAGACGAGTTAACCTTGCCTGCCAAGGCCTTTATTAACGGCAAATTTGTTGACGCCGTTGACGGCGGTACTATGCCCAGCACCAACCCGGCAACCGGTAAAGTGCTGGCCGAAATCGCCGCCTGTAACCATAAAGATGTCGATATCGCCGTCGCCAATGCCAAAGCGGTTTTTGAACGCGGCGACTGGGCAAATTTACACCCCAGCGATCGCAAAAAAGCGATCTTAAGGTTTGCGCAGCTGATTGAAGAAAATGCCACCGAGCTGGCTGTGATGGAAGCCCTGGAAGCGGGAAAACCAATCCACGAATGTGTAAAAACCGATTTACCGGAAACCGTCCATTGTCTGCAGTGGCATGGCGAGGCCACCGATAAGTTATACCAGCAACTGTCCCCTTCCGGCGACGATAAGCTAGGTATGATAGTGCGCGAGCCCCTGGGTGTGGTGGGCTGTGTCTTACCCTGGAACTTCCCGCTGATGATGGCGGCATGGAAACTGGGACCGGCGCTGGCATGCGGCAACTCGGTTATCATCAAACCGGCGGAAAGCACCAGCATGACCACTTTACGCCTGGCGGAACTCGCCCTCGAAGCGGGCATTCCTGCCGGGGTCTTTAATGTCTTACCCGGCCTGGGGCCAGATGTCGGCGAACCTTTAGGCTTGCATCCGGATGTGCAAATTGTCGCCTTTACCGGCTCTACCAATACCGGCAAACGTTTCCTGGAATATTCGGCAAAAAGCAACTTAAAACGCATCGTGCTCGAATGCGGCGGCAAAAGCCCGAGTGTGGTGCTTAGCGATGCCGAAAACCTGGATTCGGTGGCAGAGAACATCGTCGCTGCCGCCTTGTGGAACATGGGACAAAACTGTACCGCCAATTCCCGCATCATTATCCACAAAACAGTAAAAGCCAGACTCACCGGAAAAATCATTGAAAAAATGGCCGACTGGCAAACCGGCGATCCCCTCGATCCCCAGTTTATGTTAGGCAGTATTATCAACCGCGGCCAATACGATAAAATACTGACTTATATTGAAACCGGCATTACCGAAGGCGCCACCCTGCTCATGGGCGGCGCACCGATTAAACTCAATGACGGTTTATTTATCGCGCCGACCTTATTTGATCATGTCACCCCTGAGATGACGATAGCGGTTGAAGAAATCTTCGGCCCGGTATTTTGCCTGATGGAAGCCGAGTCTGACGAGCATGCGCTCGAACTCGCCAACCAAAGCTGTTACGGCCTGCAGGCCTCTTTATATACCGCCAATGTCAAAAAGGCCCATCGCTATGCCCGCAAACTTCAGGCAGGTACGGTATCGGTAAACTGTTTCTCCGAAGGGGATATCAGCACACCTTTTGGCGGTTTTAAACAATCGGGATTTGGCGGCCGGGACAACTCGCTCCAGGCCCATGATCAATACAGTGAAGTGAAAACCGTCTGGCTTGATTTAGCCGACTAA
- a CDS encoding NAD(P)/FAD-dependent oxidoreductase codes for MIKSEQMLKGKNIAIVGAGIVGACCAAHLSACGAKVTVFDRAMPGQAGPSRGNAAHIAASAIFPLAAPGILLDALPMLLDAKAPLKMPLGQWPKLMPWLVSFMLNANKKTYQANIDKLGEFNQSVYKDTEQLYQAAGLSDHLHRDGALYLYESGASLDKSHQEFATRERFGFDCHRLSAEQIYELEPELAKIFSGGYLIPGWMTVSDPKKIVSGLMDYCYKLGGQFICEDITALTSTGHGVKVNFKNGNSAGFDQVIVAGGVNSGPLVKKLGQKKLLTAERGYNLTYTRPGIAINRAIMFADRGVVATRVDDGLRIGGWAELVSDDIPVNRDYFTRINEIARELFPALDSTEFYPWMGARPSTPDSLPVIERSEADANIVYAFGHGHLGLTQGPTTAKKVAQLLVPG; via the coding sequence ATGATAAAGTCAGAGCAGATGTTAAAAGGTAAAAATATTGCCATCGTCGGGGCCGGTATTGTCGGCGCCTGTTGCGCCGCCCACTTGAGTGCCTGTGGTGCTAAAGTAACTGTGTTTGACCGGGCGATGCCGGGGCAGGCGGGGCCTTCGAGGGGCAATGCTGCGCATATCGCCGCCTCGGCTATTTTTCCGCTGGCCGCCCCCGGGATTTTGCTTGATGCCTTGCCTATGCTGCTCGATGCCAAGGCACCGTTAAAAATGCCCCTTGGCCAGTGGCCGAAACTTATGCCCTGGTTGGTGAGTTTTATGCTCAATGCCAATAAAAAAACCTACCAGGCAAACATTGATAAACTCGGCGAATTTAACCAGAGTGTCTACAAGGATACCGAGCAACTCTATCAAGCGGCGGGATTAAGCGATCACTTGCATCGCGACGGTGCGCTTTATTTATATGAAAGCGGGGCCAGCCTGGATAAAAGTCATCAGGAGTTTGCTACCCGGGAGAGGTTTGGTTTTGACTGTCACCGACTGAGTGCGGAGCAAATTTATGAACTTGAGCCTGAGCTTGCGAAAATATTCAGCGGCGGTTATTTAATTCCCGGGTGGATGACGGTAAGCGATCCTAAAAAAATTGTCAGCGGGTTAATGGATTATTGCTATAAGCTGGGCGGACAATTTATTTGTGAAGATATTACCGCCTTAACCAGCACCGGTCATGGCGTTAAGGTAAATTTTAAAAACGGCAACAGCGCCGGTTTTGATCAGGTGATAGTCGCCGGTGGGGTTAACTCCGGGCCACTGGTAAAAAAACTGGGGCAGAAAAAACTGCTTACCGCAGAAAGGGGCTATAACTTAACCTATACCCGACCCGGCATAGCCATCAACCGGGCGATAATGTTTGCCGATCGCGGTGTGGTGGCCACCCGGGTTGATGATGGCCTGCGTATCGGCGGCTGGGCCGAGCTGGTCAGTGACGATATTCCGGTAAATCGGGATTATTTTACCCGGATCAATGAGATTGCCCGCGAGCTGTTTCCGGCATTAGACAGCACAGAGTTTTATCCCTGGATGGGGGCAAGGCCGTCGACGCCGGACTCTTTGCCTGTGATAGAGCGCAGCGAGGCCGATGCCAATATCGTTTATGCGTTTGGTCATGGTCATTTAGGCCTGACCCAGGGGCCGACAACGGCGAAAAAGGTGGCGCAGTTACTGGTGCCGGGCTGA
- a CDS encoding sensor histidine kinase has translation MRIFPNNHLLNYAQRLRRLRYLAIGFLLCLLIPLGILLYFGFLQIEKNLLEQYQREASSLVQVTERTLAKRRMLTNALPADAFEYYQQVYNPVTRQSQQVLSPLAQLDFAQPKISQQLDGLVGFFQYNSQGDFNSPIWPYVLSDSSLSKEDTDKAGQQALAQPLNPALGPELLVRKETAVNIYQLLSQSKTIQQRLHDGLGEKQYLFTMAFDIPGYFIFYRVVSVAEQSRLQGYLVEREPYLFQLLTEVLEQRRFDSPIMIKLEDVKYSTEPEYFFYQNLPDGQVKVSREQQAEPRFQQQVIYSNRLRWPYDGYSLSLSTNSLPMTPAMVYSSVFIIVLIAAILSACYGFYRLSVKQLALGEQRLNFVSSVSHELKTPLTSIQMYSQMLKEGTVISEEYQKEYYEFIYAESERLTRLINNILQLSKLSHQQQAVQPEHTPLTVLLDIIRSKTSSLIDKHGFQQNMMVEIANAAEMLVFVDKDAFSQVIINITDNAVKFFDQEQINDAGRQKIDFIFRQHAKSKQLIQMEIRDYGQGITPEQESKIFELFYRGGDELTRTTQGTGIGLALVNELVSAQQGEIKVERREPGLAMLLSFHVKY, from the coding sequence GTGCGGATTTTTCCAAATAATCATTTGCTTAATTATGCTCAGCGTTTGCGCCGGTTACGTTATTTAGCCATAGGGTTTTTGCTGTGTTTATTGATTCCCCTGGGGATCTTGCTGTATTTCGGCTTTTTGCAAATCGAGAAAAATTTACTCGAACAGTATCAGCGTGAAGCAAGCAGCCTGGTTCAGGTAACAGAAAGAACCTTGGCGAAAAGAAGAATGCTCACCAACGCCTTACCTGCGGACGCATTTGAGTATTATCAGCAGGTATATAATCCGGTTACCCGGCAGTCGCAGCAGGTGCTGTCGCCTCTGGCGCAATTAGACTTTGCCCAGCCCAAAATTTCGCAACAATTAGACGGGTTAGTTGGCTTTTTTCAATATAACAGCCAGGGAGATTTTAACAGTCCAATCTGGCCCTATGTTTTATCTGACAGCAGCCTGTCCAAAGAGGATACGGATAAAGCCGGGCAACAGGCGTTAGCTCAGCCGTTAAATCCGGCGTTAGGTCCGGAATTGCTGGTACGCAAAGAAACGGCAGTTAACATCTACCAGCTCCTGTCTCAGTCCAAAACAATACAGCAACGACTCCACGATGGTTTAGGTGAAAAGCAGTATTTATTTACTATGGCTTTTGATATTCCCGGTTATTTTATTTTCTACCGGGTTGTTTCGGTGGCAGAGCAAAGCCGATTGCAAGGTTATTTGGTGGAGCGCGAACCTTACCTGTTTCAATTATTGACCGAAGTGCTGGAACAGAGACGTTTTGACAGCCCGATAATGATTAAGCTAGAGGATGTAAAGTACTCCACCGAGCCCGAGTATTTTTTCTATCAAAACTTGCCTGACGGTCAGGTAAAAGTGAGCCGGGAGCAACAAGCCGAGCCGCGTTTTCAGCAACAAGTGATATACAGTAACAGGCTTCGCTGGCCTTATGATGGCTATTCCCTGTCCCTGTCGACCAACTCGCTCCCTATGACACCGGCTATGGTCTATAGCAGCGTTTTTATTATTGTGCTGATTGCGGCCATTTTGTCCGCCTGTTATGGCTTTTATCGTTTGAGTGTCAAGCAACTGGCATTAGGGGAGCAGAGGCTTAACTTTGTCTCTTCGGTCAGCCATGAGTTAAAAACGCCGCTTACCTCCATTCAAATGTATTCGCAAATGCTGAAAGAGGGCACGGTAATATCCGAAGAATATCAGAAAGAGTATTATGAGTTTATCTATGCTGAAAGTGAGCGCCTTACGCGCTTGATCAATAATATTCTGCAGCTTTCTAAACTGAGCCATCAGCAACAGGCCGTACAGCCGGAACATACGCCGCTGACGGTTTTACTGGATATAATTCGCTCTAAAACATCGTCGCTAATTGACAAGCATGGCTTTCAGCAAAATATGATGGTTGAAATAGCTAACGCCGCGGAGATGTTGGTTTTTGTTGATAAGGACGCCTTTTCCCAGGTGATCATTAATATTACCGACAATGCCGTTAAGTTTTTTGACCAGGAGCAGATCAATGATGCCGGCCGGCAAAAAATTGATTTTATCTTTCGTCAGCATGCTAAGTCTAAGCAGCTGATTCAAATGGAAATACGGGACTATGGTCAAGGAATAACCCCGGAGCAGGAAAGTAAGATTTTTGAACTCTTCTATCGTGGTGGCGATGAATTAACCCGGACCACCCAGGGAACAGGGATAGGACTGGCCTTAGTGAATGAACTGGTATCGGCGCAGCAGGGGGAAATAAAGGTCGAAAGAAGAGAGCCCGGGCTGGCGATGCTGCTTTCATTTCATGTTAAATATTGA
- a CDS encoding VOC family protein, giving the protein MSDFNTRHNRAVWFDIPVADLIRAASFYSKVLAVKVDIMEEEGVTFAVLEHGEGNGGCLVPNEEEISAKAGIMLYLNVDGRLRDAVSQVSAHGGKVITDIHGIGPYGFRAIIHDSEGNRLVLHSESDA; this is encoded by the coding sequence GTGAGTGATTTTAATACCCGGCATAACCGGGCGGTGTGGTTTGATATTCCTGTGGCAGATCTGATCCGGGCAGCAAGTTTTTACAGTAAAGTTTTGGCGGTTAAGGTAGATATTATGGAAGAAGAAGGCGTTACCTTTGCGGTGCTGGAGCATGGCGAAGGTAACGGCGGCTGCCTGGTGCCCAATGAGGAAGAGATCAGCGCCAAGGCGGGTATTATGCTTTATCTTAATGTCGACGGCCGGTTGCGTGATGCCGTGAGCCAGGTGAGCGCCCATGGCGGTAAAGTGATCACCGATATCCATGGCATAGGCCCTTATGGTTTTCGCGCCATTATTCATGACAGTGAAGGCAACCGCCTGGTGCTGCACTCGGAGTCGGATGCCTGA
- a CDS encoding YciI family protein — MPQFLITYLGGEQPSTPEEGKQHFAKYQAWLSSLADAAISPANPIKNTHTVHPDGKVTAVSTTAMSGYTIIEADSIEAALAIAGACPFLEVKGSLEVSELIKMPG, encoded by the coding sequence ATGCCTCAGTTTTTGATCACTTATCTTGGCGGCGAGCAGCCGTCCACCCCGGAAGAAGGCAAGCAGCACTTTGCCAAATACCAGGCCTGGCTGTCATCGCTGGCAGATGCGGCTATCAGCCCCGCCAACCCGATAAAAAATACCCATACCGTTCATCCCGACGGCAAGGTGACGGCAGTGAGTACTACCGCCATGTCGGGTTATACCATCATAGAAGCAGACTCTATTGAAGCGGCGCTGGCAATTGCCGGGGCTTGTCCTTTTCTTGAGGTGAAAGGTTCGCTTGAGGTCTCTGAGTTAATCAAGATGCCGGGGTAA
- a CDS encoding proline racemase family protein: MVEAHAEGEVGRVVTGGIIDIPGKTMLEKMTYINEVDDSIRRFCVFEPRGYAQMSTNILLPPTREDADAGFIILQGDQAHAMSGSNCICTTTVLLETGMVEMQEPQTQVVFDMPAGLVTATADCKDGKCQRVELTMTPSFVHELDVKVETESFGTLTVDIAFGGIFYALIDCRQLGISITPENARKLVAIGSEVQRQLNRQMQIVHPENDQLKGISYAMLTDKTESGEPVGATVLPPGRLDRSPCGTGNSARMAVMYARKEIAVGDKYSAYSVIGSRFDISFTGISEVAGKTAVLPKVSGRGWIHGFHQIGVDPSDPYPQGFSLSDCWGEADDLLR; encoded by the coding sequence ATGGTTGAAGCTCACGCAGAAGGTGAAGTGGGCAGGGTAGTGACCGGGGGAATAATCGATATTCCCGGAAAAACTATGCTGGAGAAAATGACCTATATCAATGAGGTCGACGACAGCATCAGGCGTTTTTGTGTGTTCGAACCCCGGGGTTATGCCCAGATGAGCACTAATATTTTGCTGCCGCCTACCCGGGAAGACGCCGATGCCGGTTTTATTATTTTACAGGGAGATCAGGCCCATGCGATGTCGGGCTCCAACTGTATCTGTACCACCACGGTTTTGCTTGAAACCGGTATGGTCGAGATGCAGGAGCCGCAGACCCAAGTGGTTTTTGATATGCCTGCCGGCCTGGTAACGGCAACTGCCGACTGTAAAGACGGCAAATGCCAGCGGGTCGAACTGACCATGACGCCGAGTTTTGTCCATGAGCTGGATGTAAAAGTCGAGACTGAGTCTTTCGGCACATTAACGGTTGATATTGCCTTTGGCGGTATCTTTTATGCCCTGATCGACTGCCGGCAATTAGGTATCAGCATAACGCCGGAAAATGCCAGGAAACTGGTGGCAATCGGCAGCGAAGTGCAGCGCCAGTTAAACCGGCAAATGCAGATAGTACATCCGGAAAACGATCAGCTTAAAGGGATTTCCTATGCCATGCTCACGGATAAAACCGAAAGCGGCGAGCCTGTTGGCGCTACGGTTTTGCCCCCCGGCAGGCTGGACCGCTCTCCCTGCGGTACAGGCAACAGCGCCCGTATGGCGGTGATGTATGCCCGCAAAGAAATTGCCGTCGGGGATAAGTACAGTGCCTATTCCGTTATCGGCAGCCGTTTTGATATCAGCTTTACCGGTATTAGTGAAGTCGCAGGGAAAACCGCGGTTTTGCCTAAGGTTTCCGGCCGTGGCTGGATTCACGGTTTCCACCAGATTGGAGTGGATCCGAGCGATCCTTACCCGCAAGGTTTCAGCCTGTCCGATTGCTGGGGTGAAGCCGACGATTTGCTGCGCTAA
- a CDS encoding dihydrodipicolinate synthase family protein, with protein sequence MKFQGIYTPVITTFDQAGNIDYAAWQQVLDKQIDSGVHGLIIGGSTGEFYGMSKAERLEQFAFANEYIAGRVPWIAGVNDMLATEAYQYAAAAKAAGADAMLVAAPPYSLPDAQELAQHIIRIDEAAGIPIILYNYPGRTGVEIDTQCLDLIADRPNIVAIKESSGDVNRIHQLTLDYPQLQVSAGAEDQVLEFFVWGAQSWVCACANIFPSACVAFYQACVVEKDFVKGQQFMAALMPVMEYLEQSGKFVQCVKLGAQLQGLTPGPVRLPMLALDDEMAAQVSEVIKTAAQQLEQIMAS encoded by the coding sequence ATGAAATTTCAAGGCATATATACCCCGGTGATCACCACTTTCGACCAGGCAGGCAATATCGACTACGCCGCCTGGCAGCAAGTATTAGACAAACAAATCGACAGCGGTGTTCATGGTTTGATCATCGGCGGTTCGACCGGTGAATTTTACGGCATGAGCAAAGCCGAACGCCTGGAGCAATTTGCATTTGCCAATGAATATATTGCCGGCCGTGTCCCCTGGATTGCCGGTGTCAACGACATGCTGGCCACAGAAGCCTATCAATATGCCGCGGCAGCAAAAGCCGCCGGCGCAGATGCCATGTTAGTGGCCGCGCCCCCTTATTCCCTGCCCGATGCGCAAGAGCTGGCTCAACATATTATCCGTATTGATGAAGCCGCCGGTATCCCGATCATTCTTTATAACTATCCCGGCCGTACCGGGGTGGAAATCGACACCCAGTGCCTGGACCTGATTGCCGACCGTCCTAATATCGTCGCCATTAAAGAGTCCAGCGGCGATGTTAACCGTATTCACCAGTTAACCCTGGACTATCCGCAGCTGCAAGTAAGTGCCGGCGCCGAAGATCAGGTGCTGGAATTTTTTGTCTGGGGCGCCCAAAGCTGGGTTTGTGCCTGCGCCAATATTTTCCCAAGTGCCTGTGTCGCTTTCTATCAGGCCTGCGTGGTGGAAAAAGACTTTGTTAAAGGCCAACAGTTTATGGCGGCATTAATGCCGGTCATGGAATATTTAGAGCAAAGCGGCAAGTTTGTGCAATGCGTAAAACTTGGCGCACAGCTGCAAGGGTTAACGCCGGGTCCGGTGCGCCTGCCTATGCTGGCGCTTGATGATGAAATGGCGGCCCAGGTAAGCGAAGTGATTAAAACCGCGGCACAACAATTAGAGCAAATAATGGCGAGCTGA
- a CDS encoding DUF6429 family protein, with translation MEIDEDKIDSTVLALLYLTLHDERRAWKGMDFEVMNRLHAKGFIDDPINKTKSVWLTDEGLKASEALFNKMFTK, from the coding sequence ATGGAAATAGATGAAGATAAAATCGATTCAACAGTATTGGCACTCTTGTATCTTACCTTACACGATGAGCGCAGGGCATGGAAAGGCATGGATTTTGAGGTGATGAACCGGCTGCATGCGAAAGGGTTTATTGATGATCCCATCAACAAAACGAAGTCGGTGTGGTTGACTGATGAGGGGTTGAAAGCCTCAGAAGCCTTGTTTAATAAAATGTTTACCAAATAA
- a CDS encoding patatin-like phospholipase family protein encodes MLDIYAGKTALKVLRDNGFKPDLFNTFLGASGGPKWFTLFGLDKYLFGEFFKDRNSELNLVGSSAGAFRAACFAQKDPLAAITRMATSYAETVYSSKATRGEITEKAIGLLDYMLGENGIDEILQNPVFKAHFLVNKSQGLTASENKLALTLGLAKSFVLNKIDRKLLRRQYQRFVFKAPSSQLAIEDYCGFDTRYIDLTRENLKESLLASGSIPLVMAGIKDIPDAPKGMYRDGGIVDYHFDIKVQSKSAISDKYQQGLILYPHFNANPKAGWFDKNLKRSISAENYDNTVMLVPSDKFVTSLPHGKIPDRTDFTAMAPDKRIHYWKTVLSATEQLAQALDQQINRLEKAEIKPII; translated from the coding sequence ATGTTAGATATATATGCCGGTAAAACGGCGCTAAAGGTGCTCAGGGACAACGGCTTTAAGCCGGATTTATTCAATACCTTTCTCGGCGCCAGCGGCGGCCCGAAATGGTTCACCTTATTTGGCCTGGACAAATACCTCTTTGGCGAGTTTTTTAAAGACAGGAACAGCGAGCTTAACCTGGTAGGCTCCTCTGCCGGGGCATTTCGCGCCGCCTGTTTTGCCCAAAAAGATCCCTTAGCCGCCATCACCCGCATGGCGACCTCTTATGCAGAAACCGTGTATTCATCCAAAGCCACCCGGGGAGAAATAACCGAAAAAGCCATCGGCCTGCTCGATTATATGCTAGGAGAAAACGGCATTGACGAGATCCTGCAAAACCCGGTATTTAAAGCCCATTTCCTGGTCAACAAAAGCCAGGGGCTCACCGCCAGCGAGAATAAGCTGGCCCTGACTTTGGGGCTGGCGAAAAGCTTTGTGCTTAATAAGATCGACAGAAAGTTATTACGCCGCCAGTACCAGCGCTTCGTTTTTAAAGCGCCGTCAAGCCAGCTGGCGATAGAAGATTATTGCGGTTTCGATACCCGCTATATCGATTTAACTCGGGAGAACCTCAAAGAATCTTTGCTGGCATCCGGCTCGATTCCCCTGGTCATGGCAGGCATAAAAGATATTCCCGATGCCCCCAAAGGCATGTACCGGGACGGCGGTATAGTCGATTATCATTTTGACATCAAAGTACAAAGTAAAAGCGCCATCTCAGATAAATACCAACAAGGCTTGATCCTCTACCCGCATTTTAATGCCAACCCCAAGGCCGGCTGGTTCGATAAAAACCTGAAACGCAGCATTTCAGCAGAAAATTATGACAATACCGTGATGTTGGTGCCTTCCGATAAATTTGTCACCTCCCTGCCCCATGGCAAAATCCCCGACCGCACCGATTTTACCGCTATGGCGCCGGATAAAAGAATTCATTACTGGAAAACCGTACTAAGCGCCACCGAACAGCTGGCCCAGGCGCTGGACCAGCAAATAAACCGGTTGGAAAAAGCCGAAATAAAGCCAATAATCTAA
- a CDS encoding DUF2784 domain-containing protein: protein MTQLYHYLADAVLLLHFSFVLFVVGALLLTLLGGYRGWLWVRNYRFRLFHLFCILIVMLQSWLGVICPVTTLEMWLRGLAGDKQYSGSFIGHWLEYLLYYRAPDWVFILAYSLFALLVVLTWVYLPPKKKLS, encoded by the coding sequence ATGACGCAGCTATATCATTATCTGGCGGATGCTGTTTTACTGTTGCACTTTTCGTTCGTGCTGTTTGTTGTCGGGGCTTTGTTGCTCACCCTGCTTGGTGGATACCGGGGCTGGTTATGGGTGCGAAACTACCGTTTCCGCCTGTTTCACCTGTTTTGTATTTTGATTGTCATGCTCCAGTCCTGGCTCGGGGTGATATGCCCGGTGACCACCCTGGAAATGTGGCTCAGGGGCCTGGCCGGGGATAAGCAATACAGCGGCAGCTTTATCGGCCACTGGCTGGAATATCTGCTTTATTACCGGGCCCCTGACTGGGTCTTTATCCTTGCTTATTCACTCTTTGCCCTGCTGGTTGTACTTACCTGGGTTTATTTGCCGCCCAAAAAGAAATTATCATAA
- a CDS encoding response regulator transcription factor, whose translation MSIKPKLLIVEDEPHILRGLTDLFVFHGYQVESESDGQKGLTRALASQYACIILDVMLPSINGFEICNKLRQHSRTQPIMMLTAKNSEEDIINGLTLGADDYVAKPFSTSELVLRVNALIRRSGWTGTDNKLVLSDGVFICTQTLTGSSYQQEIKYTRREVEILDYLQRQHKPVSRDELLRQVWGYKTTCDIDTRTVDIHIAKIRKKIETDPKSPRHLVTHRGEGYQLHVV comes from the coding sequence TTGAGCATCAAACCTAAACTTCTGATCGTAGAAGATGAACCCCATATCTTAAGAGGCCTGACAGATTTATTTGTCTTTCACGGTTATCAGGTTGAAAGCGAGAGCGATGGCCAAAAAGGCTTAACCCGGGCATTGGCCAGTCAGTATGCCTGTATTATCCTGGATGTGATGTTGCCGTCTATCAATGGTTTTGAAATTTGTAATAAGCTGAGGCAGCACTCCCGCACCCAGCCCATTATGATGTTGACGGCAAAGAATTCCGAAGAAGATATCATTAACGGTTTGACGCTTGGCGCTGACGATTATGTTGCCAAGCCGTTTTCTACCTCCGAACTGGTGTTGCGTGTCAATGCCCTGATCAGGCGTTCGGGCTGGACCGGCACTGATAATAAGTTGGTACTCAGTGATGGCGTATTTATTTGCACGCAAACACTCACCGGTAGTTCTTATCAGCAGGAAATAAAATATACCCGCCGCGAAGTGGAAATTTTAGATTATCTGCAGCGTCAGCATAAACCCGTTTCCCGTGATGAGTTGCTCAGGCAGGTATGGGGTTATAAAACCACCTGTGATATCGATACGCGCACGGTTGATATCCATATCGCCAAAATCCGTAAGAAAATAGAGACAGATCCCAAATCTCCCCGGCATTTAGTGACCCACCGCGGCGAAGGGTATCAACTACATGTTGTTTAA
- a CDS encoding DUF4336 domain-containing protein, with translation MRNIGEDIWVHEDVMSMAGTPLRLRMTIVRLSDGRLWLHSPTALSSELKKEVEAQGQVAFIVGASNGHNSWLQQWQDAFPEAGLYVSGGIPKKLGLSQYHLLDQAFDNIWRDDLEREYMPGVSFFNESVFFHKKTKSLIVTDFIQNHSDETPPGLAGVITKCIFRPLGFKGKCVAPPLKMGFTIKNKTDFASFVTRVKNWNFDRIVVTHGDIIEADAGQVFAGLCERFYQ, from the coding sequence ATGAGAAATATCGGAGAAGATATCTGGGTTCATGAAGATGTGATGAGCATGGCGGGTACGCCGCTGAGACTGCGCATGACAATTGTCAGGTTAAGCGACGGCCGGTTATGGCTGCATTCTCCGACGGCGCTTTCTTCCGAGTTAAAAAAGGAGGTTGAAGCCCAAGGGCAGGTGGCTTTTATTGTCGGCGCCAGTAACGGCCATAATTCCTGGCTGCAGCAATGGCAGGACGCTTTCCCCGAGGCCGGGCTTTATGTCAGTGGCGGCATCCCGAAGAAGTTAGGGCTGAGTCAATATCACTTGCTTGATCAGGCCTTTGATAATATCTGGCGTGATGATCTCGAACGCGAATATATGCCCGGGGTGTCTTTTTTTAATGAATCGGTATTTTTTCATAAAAAAACCAAATCACTGATCGTCACCGACTTTATCCAAAACCACAGTGATGAAACCCCGCCCGGCCTGGCAGGTGTGATCACTAAATGTATTTTCCGTCCCTTGGGATTTAAAGGCAAGTGTGTGGCGCCGCCGCTGAAAATGGGTTTTACCATCAAAAATAAAACCGACTTTGCCTCCTTTGTTACCCGGGTCAAAAACTGGAATTTCGACCGGATTGTAGTGACCCATGGCGATATTATCGAAGCTGATGCCGGTCAGGTGTTTGCCGGTTTATGTGAGCGGTTTTATCAATAA